The Aythya fuligula isolate bAytFul2 chromosome 2, bAytFul2.pri, whole genome shotgun sequence genome contains a region encoding:
- the NQO2 gene encoding ribosyldihydronicotinamide dehydrogenase [quinone], producing MAGRKVLIVYAHQEPKSLNGSLKTVAVEELSKQGCTVTVSDLYAMQFEPRATRNDIVDCLHNSDEFNYGVETWEAYKRGGLSDDLIEEQKKVQEADLLIFQFPLYWFSMPAIMKGWMDRVLVQGFAHEFPNCYDSGLLKNKLALFSFTTGGSKEMYAKGGINGDIRYLLWPMQHGIMHFCGVKVLEPHICFAPEYVSEEKRKEMLLAWAQRLKTLWKEEPINCSPEWYFK from the exons ATggcag GGAGAAAAGTCCTGATAGTCTATGCACACCAAGAGCCCAAGTCTTTGAATGGATCTTTGAAGACAGTTGCTGTGGAAGAATTAAGCAAACAGGGCTGCACTGTCACGGTGTCTGATTTATACGCGATGCAGTTTGAGCCAAGAGCAACAAGAAATGACATTGTTG ATTGCTTGCACAACTCAGATGAGTTCAATTACGGAGTGGAGACCTGGGAAGCTTACAAGAGAGGAGGTTTGTCCGATGATTTGATTGAAGAGCAAAAGAAGGTGCAGGAAGCAGACTTGCTGATTTTTCAG tttcCCTTGTACTGGTTCAGCATGCCAGCAATCATGAAGGGCTGGATGGACAGAGTCTTGGTCCAAGGATTTGCTCACGAATTCCCCAACTGTTATGATTCCGGTTTGCTGAAG AATAAATTAGCCCTGTTTTCTTTCACCACTGGAGGAAGCAAAGAGATGTATGCAAAAGGAGGTATCAATGGTGATATTCGCTATCTCCTGTGGCCCATGCAG CATGGCATCATGCACTTCTGTGGTGTCAAAGTCCTTGAGCCTCACATCTGCTTCGCTCCCGAATATGTctctgaggagaaaaggaaggagatgcTGCTTGCTTGGGCCCAGCGTCTGAAGACTCTTTGGAAGGAAGAACCCATAAACTGCTCTCCTGAGTGGTATTTCAAGTAA